A segment of the Fusobacterium ulcerans genome:
TTCCATTTATCTGTCCAGCTAGAAATAGATTTTCTACTGTTTTACTTTCAAGTGTATATTTTATCTCTTGTGGAGGAACATAATCATATTCAATTGCATATCCATATCTCATAATATGGGCATTTTCCAATCCTACTATATTTTTTACCATCTCATCCTGTACATCTGTTGGAAGGGAAGATGAAAGCCCTCCTAAGTATATTTCTGTTGTATCATACCCTTCTCTTTCAAGAAAAAGATGGTGCTGGTTTTTATCTCCATATCTGAATACTTTATCTTCTATAGATGGGCAGTACCTAGGCCCAGTTCCGTGAATAGTTCCATTGAATAATGGCGATCTTTCTCTATTATTTTTAATTATATCATGCACAATTTCATTTGTGTGAGCTATATAACATGAAATCTGCTTTCTTCCTTCCAGTTCTTCATTTGGTGTTCTAGTAGAAAATTTTAATATGTCATCAGTTTCTCCAGGCTGCTCTTCAATCTTGGAGAAATCTACTGTTCTGGCATCTATTCTCGACGGTGTTCCAGTTTTAAATCTGGCTAATTTCAATCCTGCTTTTTCCAAAGATAAAGGTAAATCATCTGAAGAAAGTTCTCCCATTCTTCCACCACTAAAGTGTTTGTCTCCAATGTGAATAAGTCCTCTCAAGAAGGTTCCAGTGGCTATAATTACAAATTTCGCTCTGTATTCCACTCCCTCTCTTGTTTTTACTCCAATTACCTTTCCATCTTCAATTATAATATCAGTTACCATTCCCTGAATAGTAGTTAAATTATCACAATTTTCAATAGTTTTTTTCATTTCTTTACTATATCTTACTTTATCTGCCTGAGCTCTTAAAGATCTTACAGCAGGCCCTTTTTTAGTATTAAGTATTCTTATTTGGATGTATGTTTTATCAATGTTTCTTCCCATCTCTCCACCTAGAGCATCTATTTCTCTTATGAGATGTGACTTTGCTGGTCCTCCAAGGGAAGGATTGCATGACATTACTCCTATATTATCCAAAGTTATAGTAAAAATAGCTGTTTGAGCTCCCATTCTGGCAGCAGCTAATCCAGCTTCACATCCTGCATGTCCTGCACCTACTACAATGACATCAAAATTTTGCATTTGTTCCTCCTAAATATATAAATTAAATTATTTTAAATTCTCTAAATAATCAGCAGTTTTATTATCAGTAATAACTAACAATACATCACCTTTCTCTATTAGAGTGTCTGCTGATAGGTTTGGTCTAAAAGATTGATCTTCTTTTTTTATTCCAACTACGTTTACATTATATTTTTTTCTAATATCTAATTCTACCATAGTTTTTCCCCAGAAAACAGATGGAGCTTTTACTTCTAATAATAAAAATTCTGAAGAAAATCTCAAATGTTCTATCATATTAGGTTCCATAGCCAGTTGAGCTACCCTTCTTCCCATATATTCCTCTGGATAAATTACTTTTGTAGCACCTATTTTAGCCAAAACCTTTCCGTGACTTTTACTTACAGCCTTCGCTATTATTTTTTCTATTCCAAGTTCTTTCAAGTTTAGAGTTATCATTATACTTGGTTCTATATCCCCAGTACATACAAATGCTATATCATAGTTGCTCACTCCCAGCTCTTTTAAACTTTTTACATCAGTTGCATCCATTACAACAGCATTATCTACAATATTGCTGTTTATTGCTTCCTGAACAAGTTCTTCATCTATGTCTAAAGCTAAAACTTCTTCGTTAGATTCATATAAAGTCTGTGCTACACTTGTTCCAAATCTTCCAAGACCTATAACTAAATACTGTTTCATTGTATCCTCCATTTATTTATGATTAACTACCCAACCAGAATATTTTCTTTTGGATATTTAGATAAAGCTTTTTTCTTTGTTTCTCCAATGGCTAAAGCAAATGTCATTGGTCCCAATCTTCCTATAAACATAGTTACTATTAAAAGAAGTTTTGAGAAAGTTGTAAGGTCTGGAGTTATTCCTAAAGTTAATCCTACTGTTCCAAAAGCTGAAATAACTTCAAACATTATCTCTTCTGGACTAAAGTTTTCGGCTATCAGCATAAGCATTATTACAATAATTACATAAGTTATTGCAAGAACCAATATAGCCAGTGCTCTGTTCATTATTTCCCAGTCAAGCCTTCTGTTGAATATCTCTACATTTTCTTTCTTTTTCACTATTCCTATGACATAAAATAATATTACCCCAAAAGTTGTAGTTTTTATTCCTCCTCCTGTTGACCCTGGAGAAGCTCCTATAAACATCAAAATACAGCACATAAAAATTGTTGAATTTCTAAGTTCTCCAAGAGGAATAGTATTAAATCCTGCCGTTCTCAATGTAACACTTTGGAAATATGAAGCCAGTACCTTTTGGACAAAATTCAAATCTCCTAAAGTTGCTGGATTTGAATATTCAAGTACAAAGAATAAAATCATTCCTCCAAAAGTTAAAATTACTGACATTATAATAGCAACTTTTGATGTTAAGTTAAATCTGTCTATTCCTCTTCTTATTACCATAATAACTGAAGTAATTACTGCAAATCCTATCCCTCCAAGAGTTATTAGATAACCGATAGTAAGATTTATAACAGGATTAGCTTTATATGCTTCCAGATTATTGGAGAAAAGGGCAAACCCAGCATTACAAAATGCTGAAATCGAATGAAATATTCCATAAAATACTGCTTTATTCAATGGCATTTCTTTAGAAAATTCCCATGTGAGAATTATTGCTCCTATACTTTCTATAATAAAGACTGTGAGGAGAAGTTTTTTTATAAAACTTGATATCTCTCCACTGCTGTCTGCGTTTCTTTCCTCTTTTAAAAGTTCCCTCTCATAAAAAGTCATTCTTTTTCCCATTACCAGAAAGAGAATTGATGAAAATGTCATTACTCCAAGTCCACCTAACTGTATAAAAAATATTATTATCAAATCTCCTGCTGGACTGAATACCTTACTTACATCTACCACTGTCAATCCCGTTACACACACTGCTGATACAATTGTAAACAAAGAAGATAAAAAGTTTAATTTTTCCCCTTCTCTAAGCGAGAAAGGCATCATTAAAATAAATGTTCCTAACAGTATTGCAAGTAAAAATCCTAATATCAGCTTCCTTGAAGGTGATAATTTTTTAAAATAATCGATATTCATAACCATGCCTCACAATTTCGTTCTATATTTATTTTTCTCAAAAAAATATTTTTCCATATCTTATTAATTATACATTATTTTATCCCCCCTTTCAATCTTAAAAAAAACTACTTTACAAAATAATGTAAAATTAAAAGAACCTGCATCTAATTATACATTAGACTCAGGTCCTCATTTTCTTTTTTATTTTTCTTCAAAATTCATTTTTGCTAAATTTTCAGCTATTTTTACAATAAGATCTCTGGCTTTTTCCATTGATTGAATACACACATATTCATATTTCCCATGGAAATTATGTCCACCAGTGAAAAGATTTGGACAAGGAAGTCCTTTATAAGAAAGTCTTGCACCATCTGTTCCACCTCTTATAGGTTTGATACAAGGTTTGATATTAAGCTCTTCCATTGATTTATGAGCAAGATCTATAACATACATTACTGGCTCTATCTTTTCTTTCATATTATAATAACTGTCTTTTACTTCTATTTCTATCTCTGCATCTTTATATTTTTTTGCTAAGTATTGTACAGCATCTTTTATAAGGATTTTTTTCTCATTGAATTTTTTCATTGAATGATCTCTAATTATGTAGTTCATTGAAGTGTCTTCCACTGTTCCTTTCATATCATTTAACAGGAAGAACCCTTCATAATTTTCAGTATATTCTGGTCTTTGTTCCACTGGAAGCATTGAATTTAATTCCATTCCAATAAGGATTGAGTTTATCATACTGTTTTTAGCTGTTCCAGGATGAATATCTCTTCCTTTTATTTTAATTACAGCAGAAGCAGCATTAAAGTTTTCATATTCTAACTCTCCTATCTCTCCTCCATCTACTGTATAGGCAAATT
Coding sequences within it:
- the mnmG gene encoding tRNA uridine-5-carboxymethylaminomethyl(34) synthesis enzyme MnmG, which translates into the protein MQNFDVIVVGAGHAGCEAGLAAARMGAQTAIFTITLDNIGVMSCNPSLGGPAKSHLIREIDALGGEMGRNIDKTYIQIRILNTKKGPAVRSLRAQADKVRYSKEMKKTIENCDNLTTIQGMVTDIIIEDGKVIGVKTREGVEYRAKFVIIATGTFLRGLIHIGDKHFSGGRMGELSSDDLPLSLEKAGLKLARFKTGTPSRIDARTVDFSKIEEQPGETDDILKFSTRTPNEELEGRKQISCYIAHTNEIVHDIIKNNRERSPLFNGTIHGTGPRYCPSIEDKVFRYGDKNQHHLFLEREGYDTTEIYLGGLSSSLPTDVQDEMVKNIVGLENAHIMRYGYAIEYDYVPPQEIKYTLESKTVENLFLAGQINGTSGYEEAGAQGLLAGINAVRKLQGKEPIILDRADSYMGTLVDDLVSKGTNEPYRMFTARSEYRLALREDNADLRLSKIGYEVGLLPEEEYLRVVQKGKDVEIIKEKLKGNYVGPSNPRVNEVLRKYGEAELKDGTTYFELLRRPDVKYSDIKYIAELSDLELGDYSKDTEYQVEVQVKYSGYIERSMKMIEKHKSLENKKLPEDLDYDSLENIPKEAKDKLKAVRPYNIGQASRISGVSPADIQVLLIYLKTRGN
- a CDS encoding potassium channel family protein — protein: MKQYLVIGLGRFGTSVAQTLYESNEEVLALDIDEELVQEAINSNIVDNAVVMDATDVKSLKELGVSNYDIAFVCTGDIEPSIMITLNLKELGIEKIIAKAVSKSHGKVLAKIGATKVIYPEEYMGRRVAQLAMEPNMIEHLRFSSEFLLLEVKAPSVFWGKTMVELDIRKKYNVNVVGIKKEDQSFRPNLSADTLIEKGDVLLVITDNKTADYLENLK
- a CDS encoding TrkH family potassium uptake protein → MNIDYFKKLSPSRKLILGFLLAILLGTFILMMPFSLREGEKLNFLSSLFTIVSAVCVTGLTVVDVSKVFSPAGDLIIIFFIQLGGLGVMTFSSILFLVMGKRMTFYERELLKEERNADSSGEISSFIKKLLLTVFIIESIGAIILTWEFSKEMPLNKAVFYGIFHSISAFCNAGFALFSNNLEAYKANPVINLTIGYLITLGGIGFAVITSVIMVIRRGIDRFNLTSKVAIIMSVILTFGGMILFFVLEYSNPATLGDLNFVQKVLASYFQSVTLRTAGFNTIPLGELRNSTIFMCCILMFIGASPGSTGGGIKTTTFGVILFYVIGIVKKKENVEIFNRRLDWEIMNRALAILVLAITYVIIVIMLMLIAENFSPEEIMFEVISAFGTVGLTLGITPDLTTFSKLLLIVTMFIGRLGPMTFALAIGETKKKALSKYPKENILVG
- the pepT gene encoding peptidase T, with the protein product MNNLVERFLKYVKIDTDSDPSSKACPSSNIQWDLAKVIIEDLKELGLEEISLDENGYVMAALPANCDLDIPTIGFIAHMDTAPTYNGRGVNPKIIENYNGEDIILNKEMEIILSPKDFEHLKNYIGQDLIVTDGKTLLGADDKAGIVEIIEAIKYLKDHPEIKHGKIKIGFTPDEEIGRGANLFDVKKFDCKFAYTVDGGEIGELEYENFNAASAVIKIKGRDIHPGTAKNSMINSILIGMELNSMLPVEQRPEYTENYEGFFLLNDMKGTVEDTSMNYIIRDHSMKKFNEKKILIKDAVQYLAKKYKDAEIEIEVKDSYYNMKEKIEPVMYVIDLAHKSMEELNIKPCIKPIRGGTDGARLSYKGLPCPNLFTGGHNFHGKYEYVCIQSMEKARDLIVKIAENLAKMNFEEK